A single Prochlorococcus marinus XMU1410 DNA region contains:
- the glyS gene encoding glycine--tRNA ligase subunit beta: MSKYLLEIGTEELPAKFSHSVLEQFKSLIEFELDKKLIKFEQIIVTSTPRRIVLLLEGLVDYAEDKIIERKGPKANLAYLNGCPTNAALGFANSLDIDVGELEIKNTEKGDFVFGKKIEKGLSTKISLSSIIPKLVKSLQGPRFMKWGRGNIKFSRPIRWIASIYNDEILDFEFDECDPKIKISNKTKSHRLINKVLQVQNPDNFFELLKLNRVIVFRKERKEKIESLINQASKSLNLKPDLSEGLLNELTDLVEWPDLIIGKFSNEFLDLPVEVLSTVMKIHQRYVPLLFKNKSFSKLDLSSEKNISTTFCVISNGLEESNNNIAKGNEKVLRARFSDAKFFVESDKKVASIERNEKLKSVSYLKGLGNIFQRVERIEEVTKKILKFLNDNSLEEKKIIEAAKYCKNDLCSEIVFEFPELQGIMGGKYLKYEGFSEDVCLAVAEHYLPSFYKDALPSTKYGAIVSVADKVETLISIFISGKRPSGSSDPYALRRNLNGVIKIIWDYELDLPLDKLFNELIDFWKIVFPNLNFSRETVFNDLNEFLFQRIVSHLEEISLSKELIKAICSSDELSQKRVLNIVDLKNRINSIINFNEKHNFVEIQKVITRVSKLANKSDISRDVLSIRDCVNTKLFEKDCEFKVSEFIGELEKLFSEGYCNYLELLNLFEINVNIIEDLFDNEKGVLIMSEDLEIRNNRLNLLSLIRNYSLKIADFTLLNS; the protein is encoded by the coding sequence TTGTCTAAATATTTACTTGAGATAGGAACAGAAGAGTTGCCCGCAAAATTCTCTCATTCTGTTCTAGAGCAATTTAAATCTCTAATAGAATTTGAATTGGACAAAAAGTTAATCAAATTCGAACAAATAATTGTTACCTCCACACCAAGGAGGATAGTTCTACTTCTCGAAGGTTTAGTTGATTATGCAGAAGATAAGATAATAGAAAGAAAAGGGCCTAAAGCAAATTTAGCTTATTTAAATGGATGTCCTACTAATGCTGCTTTAGGATTTGCTAATAGCTTAGATATAGATGTAGGTGAGCTAGAAATAAAAAACACGGAAAAGGGTGATTTTGTATTTGGAAAGAAAATTGAGAAAGGACTATCAACAAAAATTTCTTTGTCTTCGATAATCCCAAAATTAGTAAAGAGTCTTCAAGGTCCTCGATTTATGAAATGGGGGCGTGGGAACATAAAATTTTCGAGACCTATTAGGTGGATAGCCTCTATTTATAATGATGAAATTCTTGATTTTGAATTTGATGAATGTGATCCAAAAATCAAAATAAGTAATAAAACAAAAAGTCATAGGTTAATTAATAAAGTTTTACAAGTTCAGAATCCTGATAATTTTTTTGAATTATTGAAACTAAATAGAGTAATAGTTTTTCGAAAAGAAAGAAAAGAAAAAATTGAAAGTTTAATAAATCAGGCATCTAAATCTTTAAATCTGAAACCTGATCTTTCAGAAGGATTACTAAATGAACTAACTGATTTAGTTGAATGGCCAGACTTAATTATTGGCAAATTTAGTAATGAGTTTCTTGATCTTCCTGTTGAAGTTCTCTCAACAGTCATGAAAATTCATCAGAGATACGTTCCTCTTTTATTTAAAAATAAAAGTTTTTCTAAACTAGATTTAAGCTCTGAAAAAAATATTAGTACAACCTTCTGCGTTATTTCAAATGGTCTTGAAGAATCAAATAATAATATTGCCAAAGGTAATGAGAAAGTATTAAGAGCAAGGTTTTCAGATGCAAAGTTTTTCGTAGAAAGTGACAAAAAAGTTGCTTCAATCGAAAGAAATGAAAAGCTTAAATCTGTTTCATATTTAAAAGGACTTGGAAATATATTTCAGAGGGTAGAAAGAATAGAGGAAGTTACTAAAAAAATTCTTAAATTTTTAAATGATAATTCTTTAGAAGAAAAAAAAATAATAGAAGCTGCTAAATACTGTAAAAACGACTTATGTAGCGAAATTGTTTTCGAATTCCCTGAGCTGCAAGGAATAATGGGTGGTAAATATCTTAAATATGAGGGATTTAGTGAGGATGTTTGCTTGGCTGTGGCTGAACATTATTTACCTTCTTTTTATAAAGATGCTTTGCCCTCCACAAAATATGGTGCAATAGTTTCCGTAGCAGATAAGGTCGAAACTTTAATAAGTATATTTATTTCTGGTAAACGTCCTAGTGGATCATCTGATCCTTATGCTTTAAGAAGAAATTTGAATGGAGTGATTAAAATAATTTGGGATTATGAACTTGATTTACCTTTAGATAAATTATTCAACGAACTTATTGATTTTTGGAAAATCGTATTTCCGAATTTAAACTTCTCAAGAGAAACAGTATTTAATGATTTAAATGAATTTTTATTTCAAAGAATTGTTAGTCATCTAGAAGAAATATCACTAAGTAAAGAATTAATAAAGGCCATTTGCTCTTCTGATGAATTATCTCAAAAAAGAGTATTGAATATTGTTGATCTTAAAAATAGGATTAATTCTATTATTAATTTTAACGAAAAGCATAATTTTGTTGAAATCCAGAAGGTAATTACTAGGGTAAGCAAATTAGCAAATAAAAGTGATATTTCAAGAGACGTTCTCTCAATAAGAGATTGTGTTAACACAAAACTTTTTGAAAAAGATTGTGAATTCAAAGTTTCTGAATTTATTGGAGAATTAGAAAAACTTTTTTCAGAAGGTTATTGCAATTATTTGGAACTTCTTAATTTGTTTGAGATTAATGTAAACATTATTGAGGATTTATTTGATAATGAAAAGGGAGTCCTAATAATGTCAGAGGATTTAGAAATAAGAAATAATAGACTCAA